The Gorilla gorilla gorilla isolate KB3781 chromosome 23, NHGRI_mGorGor1-v2.1_pri, whole genome shotgun sequence genomic interval GGTTTTACAAATTCTCCACTGTCTGGTTGTTTTACCTGGTTTAGGGAGGGGGAAAATACAGGAAAAGTTGTTAAACTTTAAAGTGGAGGAGATCCAATTTGCGCGAAAGCTCGGAATCAGCCCCACGGCCCGCGGCCGCAATGAGGCACCGTCcaggccccgccccggccccgccagGCCCCGCCCCACAGCCACCGCCCGCCGAGCCTTTCCCTGAGCTTTCTGAGCGGGCCGCGCAGAGGCCCCGCCCAGGCCCCGCCCAATCCCCGCCCGCTCGTCTGTGACGGGACATCCGCACAGCCCGCGGCCTGGGATCTAAGAGACGGCCACTCAGAGGCCCCGCCCCTGGAGCGTAGAGGCCCGGCCCTAGACTTGACCCCGCCCCCTCAGCTGCGGCGCTACGTCCGCACCGCCCGCCGCACCCTCGCTGTGGCTTGCGTAACAGGTCGCGCTGAGGCCCCGCCCCACGGCTGCACCAGGCCCCGCCCCTTTGGCTACGGCACTGCTACCGCGCCGCGCGTCGCGCCCTCGTCCTGACTTCCGGGGCGGGACGGAAGAGCGGGCGGGACCTTCCAGTGCAAGGCGCCGCGGCTTCCGCCCGGGAGGTGGGCTGGTCCCAAACGAGGTCGTGCGCGCTTCCTGCGACGGTTTTTTGGTGTCCCCGTCCGGCCCCAGGTGCGCGGGACGTAGAGGCCGGACAGCCGGGAGGCGGAGATGAAAGGGGCCAGCGGCCCGGCCCCGGGGACACGCGTGCCAGGCCCTGCTGCAGCCCCCGAGAGGTCGGAGGCGCGGAGCCAGGGCTGACCCTGTGCACTGGGTCGAGGGCCACCCCTCGTCTCAGCCTGAGCTGGACGCACCACCTGGGCAGAAGTGAGATCAGAACCCTAGGCTCCGTTGTCAACCACGGTTACTGATGTCACCCCTTCTGCACAGGGAGGAAGGTGTGGCCCAGCGAGGCATCCTCCCGTCCTAGTCAGTGTCTGCCCTGGGTGGGAGGGATTGTAGGACTCCCTCTCCGCTGGCTGTGACAGCCTAAGCTGGTGAGCTGTTTCTAGCCAGAGTGCCCCTTCGGTGAAGTCTAAAGCCCCGAGATGTCAACGGCAGCTGCCGTGTATTGAAAAGCATGTGCCAGGCCATCCTGGACTTAGACGTAAATGTGTTATCTCAGTACTCCTGGCAGCTGTATAAACGTGCATGCCACCCCTTTTCACAGATGAGGGGCCGAGGTCAGAGAAGCAGCTTGCCAGAGGCCCTGGAGGGCAAAGGGGCACAGCCTAGATTTGGACCCAGATCCTTGATTCTGAATCTCAGCGGTTAGCCTGTGTGCTGACCCGGCATCCTGTGATAATAGTTTCCCTTCAGTAGGTGTAGCTGGCTGGCAGCTCTGTTGATTACcttagctcactgctgcctcctcgAGTTGGAAGACCCGCTTACCCAGAGCTAAGCCCCTCTCCCAACTCTGAAGGTGCTCAGCATCCCTGAGCTTGACCCAAGTTGCCTGGAGATTCCCACCCACCGGTTACCCCAGATCTCCCAATACTATGCCTCCCATTGCTTGGGGTGGGAAAGGATGCCCTCTGCCCAGGATCTGAATGGCCGGTGTGTGGCGCCAAGCCTGCTAGGCCTGTGGTGCCAGGGCTACAAGTGCACAGCAGAACACCCCCAGTGTGCTCACACAGTGTCAAGCCAGCCCCCAGGGTGCCGAGGCTGCCTCTCCCCTCTGTACCCCGTCCTCCCTTGTAATGGGGAGGGGGCAGTCTGGCTTTTTCCTTGGCTTTCCAGGTTGGTATATGCTGGACGTCAGCAGCAGATAGGACACCCCAGCACAATGATCCCGCAGCAATCCGGACTTTCTAGCCTTCAAGTGTACCTCAGAGCAGAAGCTgcgcatttgattttttttttttttttttttggctccatattaAAGAACAAAGCATGGGAACTGGACAGGTCCCTCTGTAAACAGAAAACACATGTTTTCTGAGAGAATGGGCCCTTCCTTTCCTGGTTTCATCTCCCGTGGACAGAGGCCTCCTTAGGCCCGCTGACTTCAAGACCATGGAGGCTGTGGACCGAGGGCTGAGAGGAGGTGATTCTTCTTTGCTCAACTCAGGGACCGGACACtcgccttctttttttttttttttttttttttgagacggagtctcgctctgtcgcccaggctggagtgcagtggcgcgatctcagttcactgcaagctccgcctcccgggttcacgccattctcctgcctaagcctccggagtagctgggactacaggcacccgccaccaagcccggttaatttttttttttttttttttttgtatttttagtagagacgggtttcaccatgttagccaggatggtctccatctcctgacctcgtgatccgcctgcctcggcctcccaaagtgctgggattacaggcgtgagccactgtgcccagctgacatTCGCCTTCTTGAATGGGGGCCAGGACAAGTGCTAGAGGTCTGCTCAGCAGTGGGGTGTGGTCTGAGGAGGGAGGGCCCCTCAGAGACCTGAACAGGAAGTGGGGGTCTGGACCATTTGTGTCCTCCAAGCACACTAGAATTGTTTAGGGTTCTACCCGAGCTAGCTCCAAGTGAACGTGTGTTCTTTGGAGCCTGCTAGCCACAAATGGGCAGAGACCTCTAACTCAGATGAGAAGCCTGTGTCTGCAAAGAATGGGCATTCTTGGACTGAGTACCCactgctgtgtgtccttgggcaagtttcttaacctctctgggcctcacgtttctcatctgtaaaagcagGATAACAATAGTTATTTAGGATTCAataagatcatggaaatagccCCATTGGACACATAACTAGGAGCTAATTAATAAGTGAGCAAAATCAAACATTGTCTCTGTTTCAATGCTGAAATATTGTAGAGTGGCCCAAGAATCCTCTACAGACACCCAGGGTGCCCGTACTCCAAGGAGCACCTCCTCTTCCCCTGCCTTCTGTTGGGCACAGCCACTCCCAGGCCACCGTGACACCTTTTTGGAAGCAGCCGTCTTGCAGACAGATCATCCCTTTGAATCTCCCCAGCAGCCTGAACTTTGTCCTTGAGGGGAGATTTGATTTGCGGAAATAATCAGACATCCTTTAAGACAAGTCTGCTGAATGGATGCTCAGAAGCCAAGCCAGGGCCTCCTGTCCAGGGCCAGCATGTGCCACGACTGTAAAGTCAGAAGCCAGTCTGGCCACGTGCTCTGAAGGCAGTATAGAAAGGATCTGGACTGGATCATCGCCACTGGCGTTGGTGGGTGTGAGCGacgtgtccgtgtgtgtgtgtgtgtgcgcgcgtgcgcaTGTGTGTATGAAACTAGAGATATTCACACACACCCCTGAGCTTGGTGGATGGACCAAACCAAAGCCTGCCTAATTAACATGAGGCTGCCTTTCATCTCTCAGCCCACAACTTGATTTTCATGGAAATTTCTCTGTGTGGGAAAATTACAAGCATTTCTGATACAGGCAAGTGTGTGAGAGTACGGCAGCATGTTGTCCTGGAATACTGGGATTTAGAGGTTGGGTTCCCTTAGCCTGTTCctaaccagctgtgtggcctctgGCTCCTTTCTTCACCCCCCATCTCTTGGTTTCCCCATCTCAAGTGCTCCAGGAAGGAAACACACAGGCTGTGCCCACATGCGTGGGCATTCACAGCACGTGCGGGTGACATTGCTCATTAAAACACTGTAAAAATTAATCGGCATTCACAAAGttctagtcacaatagcaaacattttaaaaaatcagaaacaggccaggcacagtggctcacgcctgtaatttcagcactttgggaggccgaggtggatcacttgagcctgggaggcagaggttgcagtgagccgagattgcaccactgcactccagcctgggtgacagtgagaccctgtctcaaaaaacaaacaaacagacaacacAAACAATTCAATTGTCCATCAGTATATGAGTGGGTAAACAAATGTCAATAGGCATATGATAAAATATCACGtagcagtaaaaaggaatgagctattGATAAACTCAACAACATAGATAGCAGGATCCCGAGCAAGAGTTCATACTCCatgagttaaaatttttttttaataaattgaaacTGATCTATGGTGGTTGGATTCAGATTGCTGGCTGCCAGGAAGTCAGAGACTGCCTGCAAGGGGCTCTAGGGAACATTTTGTGGTGATGTTTTCTTTCTTGATCGTGGTGATACGTATCACGGTTGCATACACTGTCAAAACTCACCGAACCGTAGAGGTGAAAGGGATTTTGCTGCATGGAACTTATTCCTTAATAAGGTTGATTTCAAAAATTAACTGgtatttatactttatttttcaaatcttgtagaaaataataatgacataAAATGCTCACAACGTATTCAACAAAAAGACTGTAAAATAACCTATAGTATGATCTAATGattatatatacatgaatatatgtatgcatttataaCTTACGATATAGTCCATTCATATagatatgtgtacacacacacatatgcatgcgcacatatatacacatacagtttGGAAAATATAGCAGAAGGACTTTCAACCAAATGCACTCAGTAATTACCTCATGGgtaactgttttctttttattttttaattgtaaatacTCTCTTAGTTTTTTCTTAATTCTAAATATCCTCTTAGTTTTTTCTTAATTCTAAATATcctcttagttttgtttttttttttgtacttttctgtaatgaacactatttttgtggaagAGGAGTCTTTTTTGCttgctatatttttctttattgttaattgacaaataattgtatgtattcatgaggtataatatgttatatatataacacttttctttttataaacaaataaaaacaaacatatctctttttttttttttttccagctgtagCAGGCCAGGGACATGGAGCTGAGCCCTGGACAGGGTGGTGAGGACATCCCGGTTCCCACGAAAAGCAACTTCCTGGCAAGTCTGGAGCAGATGAAGAGGGAGTGAGGGGGTGTGGCTCGCTCCCCAAGTTCTTTGGCTCAGCTTCAGTGCTGGGTCATTCTTGGGGACTGCTATGCCCACTGGGCACTGCAGAACTTCTGGTGCGCGTGGCTAAGGGGAGTCGGGAAGAGCCCTGTCCCTGGACCAGACCTTCCTGTTTGGCGTACTGGGACCCAGTGACCTTGTGCACCTTTCCTGAAGCTTCTGGGCCCCAAGTGGTCGAATGCAGAGTGGGCTGGGGAGTCACAGACTGTGCTTCCTGCTTTCAACCTCCGTTCCAGGTTCCTGTGCGTTCCGTGGGCCCATCCACCTGGCTGGGCTTGGCTAGGCTGTGACCTTCTCTGAGGACAGGGCTCTGCCTGCATTTGGAGCTGCTGGGACCTCAGTGTCACCCCCCACTCTCGCCAGCTGGCCTCACAAAGGTGCCCAGGAGGAGACCTGATTGCCGactcctttcccctccctggcTGAGCAGATTCTACAACAGCCTGTGGAAATTAAAATAAGAGCttaaaactgtcaaaaaaaatttttttaaccaagTCACAAATGGGAAAGCTGAGGCGGCAGCAGGTTAAGGACACTTTGTGATGTAGCGTTCTCTCCCAGTGCTTTCGTACTGTAAACATCACAGTCCACGGTCACTGCGAACAGGCAGCCACAGAGACTGGGTTTAGACTTGCCGGGGAAGGCTGCATCCAAAGTGTGGCCAGCTCAGAACTATTCCACCACATGGGGGGTCATTAGTTCTGCTCAGTTCTGTGGGGCCTCACTagtgtttctatttaaaaataagtcaaggtaaaagaaaaagtttcaaaatgTAACAGTCACGTATCTATTTCTGTAATTGTAAAGAAATACACTGTCATGTGACGGCTGGAGGCTCTGGAGCAGAGGGCCtaggaggaattttttttctttttctttttctttcctgaattCTCCAAACCGTCTATAACAGTGTGTATTGCTTTTATAATGGGAAGAGATAAAATAgacttacattaaaaataatcaaactgcACCTGTGCCTACATGTCAAATGATAAACGTGACAATCAAAGGCACTTTTTATTTATCGAATACCTGGTTCATGCCACATCTCCTGCTAGGCCCTCCCAGCATGCTGGCTCCTCAGAACACCCTGCAGGTGGGAGCTGGCACCACGGTCCCTGAGGCAGCATTCAGCACCCACGTGGCAGAGCCAAGGCTGGACAGGGTTGATTCCAACATCCAGGATTGTATTATGCTTATAACGACTTCCTGCCTGTTTGtatttaagacaaggtctctcactgcagctttgaactcccgGGCTtgagcagtcttcccacctcagcctctggagtagctgggagttacaggtgcacacccccatgcttggctaatttttgtatattttgcatagacagggtttcgccgtgttgcccaggctggtctggaattcctgggctcgtgcgatccaccagcctcggcctcccaaagtgctgggattacaggcgtgagccacaacgcccagcccCTGTCTCTTAAAGGTGAACATTTTCCCTAAATACAATGATCTTCAGTTAAAATATTTGTGTCTTACATAGAATCTGGAATTATTTCTGTAAACAGAATTtagtaaaagaaatataaatcagctgggcacgttggctcacgcctgtaatcccagcactttgggaggccgaggtgggtagatcacaagttcaggagatcgagaccaccaccctggccaacatggtgaaatcccgtctctactaaaaatacaaaaattagctgggcatgatggtgcgcacctgtagtcctagctactcaggaggctgaggcaggagaatcgcttgaacccgggaggtggaggttgcagtgagccaagatcgcaccactgcgccactgcactccaccctggtgacagagcgagactgtgtctcaaaaaaaaaaaaaaaaagaaagaaagaaagaaaaaaaagaaatataaaaatcatagatTTTTACCTTATTTTACCTTATGACACTGTTGACCAACAGCCAAAGTCAGAATCAATTATGTAACTCTCAGAGCctggaacaaaatgaaaatatgggtTCACTTTTTCAAGAATGACTAAGAATTTTAAGATCGGGGACAGCCAAACATTGAGTGTGGGGCCCTTCTGCACACCGGCCCTCTACCACTGGGCAGGCCACACAGCCACAAAGTCAGCCCTGGACAAGTTATTGATAGCGTATGATAGAACTAAGGTGACAGCTCCCTTTGGGACACACTCTAATCACCAGTGACCACCAGTCAGAAAACAAATGGGCTCAAGCCACAGGAAGATGAGCCGTTCCCAAGGCATTTTCCAATCCAAAAAATAGCGGTCGCAGCTCAGGAATGAAGTTCCCAGTGAGGATGCAGCGGGAGACACAGCCAGGCTTCCCTCCCCAGGAAAGGGCCAGGCCCTGCATAGGAGCTTTCATTAAAAACCAGGGAGGCTGCAGATTCTCTTGAAATGACAACACGCTCGTGCCACACCTCGATAGAGCTTCAGTCACTCTGCTGTGGAGCGTGCGAGGCTGACCATCCTAGGCCTTGGGGAGAAATCATGACAGCTGATGCCAGTGCTTGTTACTGGGAAAACACAGTAAGAAACTTCATCCCTAAATGTTTATacctatgtactcacaaaaatttaaaaaaagatttagtaTGAAAATGTAAAGTATCTCGTTAATCTTTATCTTGATCATATGTTGaactgataatattttggatatattggtttaaataaaatatattaactaaaaaaaaaaaaaaaaaggaaaacttcatccCGCCGCCTCTGAGAAAGGATCTTGGGGTTCATTGGCCGGTAAATGTTCCCCCAAAGGAGGTCCACCGTGGATGCTGGAAACGAACTGTCAGCTGACAAGCATCTGTAGCTCTGAAAACAAGGGCTCCACACATTGTCCCAGCCAGCGCCCCACCAGCCCAACCCCATTACCTCTATGTCTTCAGCCCCACGTCAGGTTCTGGAAGTTTCCAGGGGGAGTGGACGGTACCCTCAGGGGCTCTTGGGGCTGAGACCTCTTCCATGAATCACATATGGAAGCCCAGGACCAACCTCAGAGAGGATCATGTCTGAGAAGTCGTTTGAGGGGAAAACTATCCACTTAAGAGAGAGGTTCTCCAGCCCTTTGGAGCATCACACACGTTTGTGGGACAAAAGACAAATATTCCTCCCACCCCAATCCCCAACCAGGCtccttgttcatttttctttaaaaaacaagaaaaaaaaaatccgcaTTCTCCCCAGCCTGAAATAGTGCTCTGGAGGAGCTGGCCTGGCCCGGAGTGTCTTCTCCATAAACACGCCTGGTGAGGAAGGACAGGAAGGACGGACAAAGGGAGGCCTCAGGCCCAGCTGGCAGCCAGATCTGTGCCTCCCAGCGCCTCCAGGGCCCTTGCAGTCTCGAGAGATGTGGCTTGGACACTTTTGCAGATTCCCAGGCCTGGGGCCACTCAGttgcctcccccagcccaggtGTCTCCTCAGGACCCTGGCCTGGGAGGGTTTGAAGCCAGGCAGGGAAAAGAGGGCAGAAAATGGTGGTGCCGGGGAGCTGGGCCGGGCCAGCAAATCATTCCGCAAGGTGGAGAACTGCGGGCTGAGGGCACCGTGGGCCTGGGCCCGGGACCCAGCATGGAACCCCTTCTCCTGGAGCACCAGGGGGTCACAACAGTCCCTCCACTCCAGGGATCACGGGTGACCCACGGCCGGGTGCTTTGGGGACGAGACAAAGACAGCGTGTTCCTCCAAGCCCCTGCCTGCCGCTCCGTCACTGGGGCCATGGTCTGCGTGCCAACAACCTTTTAGGAAGCATCTTGTGCCCAACCTCACCACCCCGCAAAAAAACCTGTGTCCAGAACACTTGGCAGTGGGCTTAAAACACTCAGGTGCCCCGAGGAGGCGCCGGGAGAGGAGCCCAGAGCGGTGGCTGGCGAAGGCCCCAGCAGGACTGGGGCGTGGAACTTGCTTGTTTACCTAAGAGAAAAACACAACGAAAAAAGCTTCTGGGTAGAATTGGAAGTTCTGGGGCTCTCGGCGCCACGGCCTCCGCGCggttctcttcctcccctccccggcctgcttttcctccttctttccctctttgttGCCAACCTCGGAGCCACGGCTGAAACCCAGCCCAGCGTGTCCGCGAAGCCCGGAAACTTCCAGCTCCGCGACTGTGCAGAAAGTTGGGGGGCGCGGCCGGGGTGACAGCAGCAATTCGGGGGCGGCCGCGGCGGCCACCCGGACCTCGGCCTCCCGCGCCTCCCGCCGCCCCAGCCGCGCCCGGGGACCTCGGGCAGCCCGCGGGCCGGACGTGAACTTGACCCTGCGCTGTGCCCGCCTGGACCGCGGCGCGCTCGGGACGATCTGGTAAGCGCTACCCCTCCCGCCCTCGCCCGGCGGCGCTGGGGTCCGGGTCGGGGTCCGGGCTCGACTGCGAGGGCGTGTCCCGGGGTGGCGGGCGCCAGGGCTCCTCGGCCGCTGCACCGGAGCGCACGGCCGAGCccgcggcccggcccggcccggcgaAGTcagcccccagcctcccaaacaaAGACTCGCAAAGTTCGGAAGGGAATCTTTCCCGACATTTTCCCTCCCCTCGGGCTCTGGGCTGCGGCCATCAGGGCTCTTAAAAGAGAACCGAGAGCTCTCTGGTTTTCTCCTGGTGTTTTCTTCCCTGCGCTTTGCCCCCCCACCTTTggctggagggaaggaggagggggcatGGATGCCCCTCGGGCCCTCAGGTGTTGACCCTCCGAGGCCAGGCTGCCCAGGGGCAGCACAGGAGGTGAGGGCCTGTGGGATGAGGGACCCCCGACAGCACAAGGAGGCAAACCCCTCGCCGCTGCAATGCTCCGGTCCTGGGGCTCAGGTGGAAGTTGCTCCTGATCCCCCCACACCCTCGGCACCATCCTGAGTGACTTCCCTTGACCGTCCTGGGTGACCATCCTGAGCAAGACTCCCTGGCCACCAACTGTCCTGTCGGCTCTGCTTGGGGCAACCACAGTGCCAAGTGAGCCTGGCAGGTGCTGGGTCACAGGACAGCCATGGACAGGGCCTGGGGAGGAGGACAAGCTGGGGCCCTGTAGGGCCTGTTCCTTGGGGAGTGGGTGAGGGACCCTGCTGCCTCCCCTATTCCTGTCTGCAACAGGCCCAGCCCATACCTCCAGCTAGCTTCTCTGCATGCCGCTCTCTCTGCCTGAGACAAGGCCTCTGTCCCTGTGACTGGTCTGATCCCTGGGGGGCACTCCTGGGGTAGAAACCTACCCCACCAGTCGGCGGTGGCAAAGCCCTGGAAACTCACAGACCTGTCCTGGGCCTGGGCCTCCACAAGCCTCCCAGTTTGATCAGGTGCCCCCAACCACAGCAGGGACCATCTGTCAGGTCTTGCTCCCAGTGGTGGCCAGGTCCCCAGCCTTCCAGAGACCATTGCTAACTTGCCTCCATCCCTGGGTATCTACGCTCCCAAAGTCCTCCTCAGGGGAGCACCCAAGCCGAGAGGGCTGGCCAGCCAGAATCTGAGTGGGTCACCCCACCATGTCCCTAGACTCTCTGGCAGGGCTGTCACAGGGCAGCCTACAGGCGTCAGTTGGAGCACAGAGGGTGTTTGCAGTGACGGCAGGGGACAGAGTGCCCAGTTGGCTCTAGCCTGTTGCTGCCATGAGGATAAGGGCTGGGGCTGTTACAGCTTCTGACTTCAGAAGAAATCCAGATTTGtacatgaaatgtccaaaatTTGAACACATTGCAGGACAGAGGAAACACTCTCGGGTTGAACCCAACCCATGCCCCCACCCCGAGACTGCAACTCCTGTGTACGCCTGAACTGGTTAGTGTTCAAAGGAAGCAGATTTCTTAGTGACCCTGGCCCCAGCCCAAGATTTGAGCAGGAGACCCCGTGGATCTGGGgagcagggaggcaggagagtctgtATCTCATGGACCCAGCACCACAGGGAGGGTCGGCCTCCACAGGCATGAACTGTCCAGGTGACTAACACTTGCTTGAGCCCATTTAAGGTTAAAATCTCCCTAAAATGAGGAACCTGACCTGCCCCATCCCCAAACCCTCTGGGGGAGCTTCTATACCCGCTCAGGGTATAATGAAGGAAAGATAGGATGCAGAAAGTGAACCCGAACTTGAACTTTCTTCATGTCCCAGGCAGTAGAGTCGCAGCATGCCAAAAATCCTGGGCTTATAGGGAAGTTGTGCATTGAGGCAGGCCTGCCTTCACCTGCCAGCGCTACCTCATTCTAGCTGGGTAgcctcacctctctgggcctcagtttcctcactcatAAAAGGGGCTTAATAAGAGTTCTGCCAgacaggtgtggtagctcacacctgtaatcccagcacttcgcgaggccgaggcagacagaccatgaggttaggagttcgagaccagcctggccaacacgatgaaaccccgtctctactaaaaatacaaaaattagctaggtgtggtggcacacagctgtagtcccagctactcaggaggctgaggcaggagaatcgcttgaacctgggaggcggaggttgcagtaagccgagattgcgccactgcactccagcctgggtgacagagcgagactctgtctcaaaaaaacaaacaaacaaacaaacaagaagagTTCTGTCTCAGTTGCGTTGTTGGGAGAATGGTGACAATCGCTGTGAACATCGATCACTCCGCTAGCACACGGCAGGCACTCAGTATCAGTGGCTGCTGCTCCAGGGGCCCGTGGCTGCTGGCTTCTCTCACACATCACCTGCTTCTGGGCAGCTCAGGAATTTCTCTCCTGCATCTCATGTCAACTTTGCATCGCTTACCTCACCACCTTCTGGCACTTGTTTCCGTACCCTAAAGGAAACAGTCACTGAACACCTCCCCCACACCTATACTCCTGTATGGAGTACTGGGCACAGAGAGATAAGACGACAAGGTCCTGCCTTAGAAGCTGCCAGATACCCTGTGCAGTGACACCCTCAGGTAAGCTTCTCTAGGCTAATGCCAGAGAAGGTGTTTCCCGTGCAGCCTTTGTTGAATGCCTCCAGAGACAGGCAGCTCACCACCTATCTGGCAGTGTGGCTGCAGAAGCTGTAGGACAGAGTCACCCAGGCATCCTTGAGCCTTAACTGGTAGAAAGAGATGTAGGACAGGTCCATAGGCAGTGCCCCTGAGTCAGAGGTACCTGGTTTTACTGGAGAAAACACATACCTCATAAGAAACTTCTGAAAATTTGGTGAGGTGTACAGAAAGATTTCAGTCTCCAGAAAAAGCACTGCAAATGCTCATGCATGTTTTTACAGAACAGAGCCCTGTTTCCTCTTTTTGCCAACAGCCCATTTAGCAATGCCAGGGCTGTGCCAGTGACCCCACCCACCTCCTAACAAGGCAGCCACTGTCCCAGGGGACAGCCAATATATGCTTTGATTTTTTGAGGTTAATTTCCTTGGGCCCCTGATTTTGGAAAACCTGGACAAAATATAAGGAGTCACTGCATGGGAAATAAAACTACCCCAGAAAGCTGGCTGCGGCATTCAGGAAACTGGAGAGAAAAGTCAAGGTGTTCGGAGGCCCAGGGTTCCTCGCCAGGATCGGCTATAGAGTTTGCAGGGCCCAGGGTAAGAAGAAAATGTGGCCCCCTGGTTTGAAAATGCCTGAGAATTACAAGATGGTGACGATGGTGCGAATTAAAACGAGCTTGGGGCCCTTCCGAACGCAGGGCCTTCCTAAGCTCAGGGCCCTGTGCGGTGGTATGGGTCACAAACCCACAAAGCCAGCCCTGCCCCTCACACGTGTTCGTGCCGcatgctgaggcccagagagggaccaAAGGCAGCTTCAGTGAAGAAGTACAACTCCTCATCTttgccattctttttcttttctttctttaatgccATCATTGATGTTCCATGCTCATTTTAGAACACTTTGAGtcctcagaaaagaaaaacatttgtcaATCACCTATGAAAGCACACTCAGAGATAGCCACTGGGAggg includes:
- the LOC101144484 gene encoding collagen alpha-1(I) chain-like: MVTQDGPEHCSGEGFASLCCRGSLIPQALTSCAAPGQPGLGGSTPEGPRGIHAPSSFPPAKGGGAKRREENTRRKPESSRFSFKSPDGRSPEPEGRENVGKDSLPNFASLCLGGWGLTSPGRAGPRARPCAPVQRPRSPGARHPGTRPRSRARTPTRTPAPPGEGGRGSAYQIVPSAPRSRRAQRRVKFTSGPRAARGPRARLGRREAREAEVRVAAAAAPELLLSPRPRPPTFCTVAELEVSGLRGHAGLGFSRGSEVNKQVPRPSPAGAFASHRSGLLSRRLLGAPECFKPTAKCSGHRFFCGVVRLGTRCFLKGCWHADHGPSDGAAGRGLEEHAVFVSSPKHPAVGHP